Proteins encoded together in one Microcebus murinus isolate Inina chromosome 16, M.murinus_Inina_mat1.0, whole genome shotgun sequence window:
- the LOC142861148 gene encoding eppin-like: MESSGLLSLLVLCILVTDVQGSGLTDWLFPNRCPRLREPCEYKERDMCTADKQCQDNKKCCVFGCGKKCIYYDHDICSLHKDAGPCMALFFRWWYNQKSNTCSRFVYGGCMGNDNNFQSKSVCMSACHRRRLSS; the protein is encoded by the exons ATGGAATCTTCCGGACTTTTGAGCCTCCTGGTGCTATGCATCCTCGTCACAGATGTCCAGGGATCTGGTCTGACCGACTGGCTCTTTCCCA ACAGATGCCCCAGACTCAGAGAGCCATGTGAATACAAAGAAAGGGACATGTGTACGGCGGACAAACAATGCCAGGACAACAAGAAGTGCTGCGTCTTCGGctgtggaaaaaaatgtatatactacgATCATG ACATATGCAGCTTGCACAAAGACGCCGGCCCGTGCATGGCTCTCTTTTTTCGCTGGTGGTACAATCAGAAGAGCAATACCTGCTCCCGTTTCGTCTACGGCGGCTGCATGGGAAACGATAACAACTTCCAATCCAAATCCGTGTGCATGAGCGCCTGCCACAGAAGAC GCCTCTCTTCCTGA